The following nucleotide sequence is from Cytobacillus luteolus.
GCCTGGGGAATGATAAAAATGAACTTTGTAAAGGAGCAAGTTCTTGTTAATGAAGTACAAAGAAATTTAGTGGAATTAGAAGGTTTGATTTCCCATCAGATTAGGAATAATTGGTCTGATCCTAACTTGGTCACAAGTGAATTAGGGGATGTGTTAAGCGGAATTTGGCTTGGGATGACGACTGGACAGCAGTTAGGCATGCTTTCAAAGGATGACAAAGAGATTCTAGAAGATTTATATTACAAATTATATCAATATCCTAGGGATGAATTATATAGCTTCGCTGATTTAACAGATGAGGATAAAAAGAACTTTGAAGACCTACGGAATAAACTTCGTGAAGTGGGGTTAGGACTGAATATTACTATAAGTGCCAATATTAATTCCTTTATTGGCCAAGCAGAGGCATTAGTTGAAAAAATCGAATCACCATTAGATTAGTAGGTACTTAATGTTTGTTTAGTTCAGAATGGAAAGGTCGGTGTTTCTTATTGATTATTTGGGTTAACGGGGCGTTTGGGTCAGGGAAAACACAAACTTCCTATGAATTACATAGAAGAATCCCTAATTCATGTGTATATGATCCTGAAAACGTAGGATTTTATATAAATAAGAATGTTCCTAAAGAAATTCAAAAGGCAGATTTTCAAGATTATCCAATTTGGCGAGAAATAAATTACACAATGTTAAAAAACATAAATTCTGAATACAAAGGAATAATCATTGTGCCTATGACAATTGTAAATCCTGTGTATTTCGACGAGATTATTGTTAAATTAAGAAATGACGGTGTTACGGTTAACCACTTTGTCTTGTGGGCATCTAAGGAAACCTTAAAAAAGAGATTACGAAGCAGGGGAGAATGTAAAAATTCATGGGCATACAACCAAATTGATAGATGTATGCAAGGCTTAAATGAAGAAATCTTTCAGCGACTAATTGACACTAATCATATGACGATTGATAGTGTTGTAGAAACAATAGCATCAGAGGTAGGTATCACTTTACTTCCTGATAACCGAAACATATTCAAAAAGAAATTCGATCGTATAACAACTCAATTAAAACAAATTTAAATATGTTTTTAGAAAACCCAACATAGGATGGCCTTAGTTTTAATTTTATGTTCGGAAGATCTTGTAACTATGTAAGTAATCTTTGTAACACTCCTGTTATAATACGACCAATAATTTACTAAGGTTTTGGTTAACAATCCTTGTTACCCTATTTATAGGCCTTGTCTGCGAGAGAAAAACATAACAGGAGGTATTTAGGATGAACATAATTATTCATTTCATCATTGTATTTACAATGGGATTCGCCCTTAACGGTCCAGTCAGTCTTAACGGAAATGAAACAAGACTAGACAATATAACTAAAAAGTCATTAAAGGAATTACATGAACAAGATAAATCGGGAAAAGAAATGCCCACATACCAGTTCTTAACAGAAGAATTATCAAATCAGCATCTTAATATGGAAGAATCAAAAAAACAAGATGTTATAGTTACAGTTGAAGAAAAGGAATTACTTGCACGTCTCGTAACAGCTGAAGCTAAAGGAGAGCCGTATGCAGGAAAAGTAGCAGTAGCAGAAGTGGTATTAAATAGAGTTGAAGACGAGCGGTTTCCGGATTCCGTTAAGGAAGTAATATACGAAAAAAATGCGTTTCAACCTGTACAAAATAATTCAATTCAACAACCTGCTGATTCAACTTCAGTAAAGGCAGTTGAAGATGCTTTGATTGAAAAAGAGCATGAGACAGAGGCATTGTTTTTTTATAATCCTGAAACAGCCTCAGATAATTGGATAAGAGATAGAAAAATAATCCAACAAATTGGAAACCACGTCTTTGCATTATAAAGACCTCTTTCTTCAATTAAAAGAACTCCTCTAAATAGAGGAGTTCTTTTAGTTGATAAAACCAGATATAAACTAATCCTTCTTGTTGTCAATTGGAATGAAATTTAGAATGTCTTTTGTCTCAAAACTGTCGATCAGCCTATTTTGCCATTCGTAATACTCGAGTCTATCTTCTAGTTTTTTAATATCTATAATTGCTTGCTCACGGATGTCTTCGGAAGTTTTCGGGTCATTAGCTAGTTCTTGTAATTTTGTAATGGATTTTTCCATCGCACTGGTATTGGTCGTTATAGCTGTTCGCCATTTGATGGTGAAAAAGTCAAAAAAGCACTGATACCAGTCTTCTTTAATCGTATATAAATCCTTCCTTTCACCCTTTACCCAAACCTTTTCCACCATATTTAATTCAAGTAAGCTTCTAACCGAAGTACTCATACTCGTCTTACTCATACCTAGCTCTTCTTTCATATCATCCAGTGTAAGTGGTTTATCTGAGAAAAAAAGGAGACCGTATAGCCGTCCAGCTGAGGGGGTAATTCCATATAGGTTCATATTTTGGGCAAGTGCATCTATAACCATATTTCTGGTTCTCATTAAAGCTTCAGTGTCTTTCAACTATTCCACATCCTATATAAGTAGTTTTCACTATCTTAGATACTAGACTACATATTCCTTAAAGAAATGTAAAGTATGCATAAATTATGGAAATTGGAGGAAAAAAGAGCATTTGTAAGCAATTATGCCATTAACTTCGTACAGTTATTTCTGTACGTACAATACAAACGATAAACACGGAATATACAGTTTGAACTATAAATGATAATAAGGATATAATTAAAAAGTCCAAAGTGACAAATTGAATGAGGTGAAAGAATGAATGAAAATTATATAAAGATTAAAGTCAGTGATGTGACCAAAATTTTTGGTAAGTCATCCAAGAAGGCTTTACAGTTACTTAAGGAAGGTAAATCCAAAGAGCAGATTTTAAAGGAAACCGGTTCAACAGTGGGTGTAAATCGAGCATCCTTTGAAGTAAATGCTGGAGAAATATTCGTTATCATGGGTTTATCAGGTAGTGGAAAGTCTACCTTAGTTCGATTACTTAACCGACTTATTGAACCTACAATAGGTCAAGTCCAAATTGATGGTAAAGACGTAGTAAAGATGAACAAAGAAGAGTTAAGGGAAGTAAGAAGAAAGAAAATTAGCATGGTCTTTCAAAAGTTTGCCTTGTTTCCACATAAAACAGTGCTTGAGAATACGGAGTACGGTTTGGAAATCCAAGGTGTTGAAAAAGATATGAGAAGTAAAAAAGCTATAGAATCACTCGAATTAGTAGGGCTAAAAGGATATGAAAATCAATACCCTAGTCAATTAAGTGGTGGAATGCAGCAACGTGTTGGACTAGCGAGAGCACTGGCAAATGATCCTGATATTCTTTTAATGGATGAAGCATTTAGCGCATTAGATCCATTGATTAGAAAAGATATGCAGGATGAGTTGCTAGAGTTACAATCCACGATGGAAAAAACAATCGTATTTATCACACACGATTTAGATGAAGCTCTTCGCATTGGTGACAGGATTGCTCTAATGAAAGATGGTAACATCGTGCAAATAGGAACACCTGAAGAAATATTAATGAATCCTTCAAATGAATATGTTGAGAGATTCGTAGAAGACGTTGATCTTTCAAAGGTACTTACTGCACATCATGTTATGAAGCGAGCGGAAACAGTGCAAGTGGATAAAGGTCCGCGTGTCGCACTTAAATTAATGAAGGATTTAGGTATCTCTTCAATCTATGTTGTGGATAAGCAGCAAATTCTACTAGGTGCAATTACCGCAAAAGATGCTTCAAAGGCTGCAGAAGAAAATCAGTCAATAAGTGCCTTCTTAGACAAGGATATAAATGTGGTTGGAACAGATACTTTATTAATTGACTTATTTGATAAAGTTTCATCAGCTAATATTCCAGTTGCAGTGACAGATGAGAACAACCGATTAAAAGGTATCCTAATTAAAGGTGCAGTAATTGGTGCACTAACAGGTAACGAGCAATATATAAATGAGGTTGCCGTGCCTGAAGCAGCAACAGCTAAGGAGGTGATGTAAGATGGAAGGAATTTTACCAAGACTTCCCTTAGCAGATTGGATCGATGTGTTAGTTGATTGGATGACTGCAACCTTTGGTGGATTATTTGATGGTATATCTACTGGTCTTAAATTCTTTGTTGAAGGAATCGTCACAAGTTTGGCCATTGTACCTTCTATTCTATTAATTGTTCTTGTAAGCTTACTAGCTTGGAAGGTTTGTAATTGGAGAATTGGTGTATTTGCATTACTCGGTTTATTTCTAATTGATAATTTAGGGTATTGGGAAGAAATGCTAGAAACACTGTCGCTTGTTTTGACTGCAGTTTTGATCTCAATCATGATTGGGATTCCAGTTGGCATATGGGCATCACAAAGTGAACGAGTAAGACAGGTGGTTACACCTATTCTTGATTTCATGCAAACTATGCCAGCTTTCGTATACTTACTGCCAGCAATCTTCTTTTTTAGTATTGGAGTGGTACCAGGGGTTATTGCATCTGTTATTTTTGCAATGCCACCAACGATCCGTTTAACTGTACTAGGAATTAAACAGGTACCAGCAGATTTAATTGAGGCATCAGAAGCATTTGGCTCTACAACAAAACAAAGACTTTTAAAGGTGCAGCTACCACTAGCTATGCCAACGATTATGGCAGGAATTAATCAAAGTATCATGCTAGCTTTATCAATGGTAGTAATTGCATCCATGGTTGGGGCTCCTGGACTCGGTACAGAGGTTTATCGTGCCGTGACACAGATTAAAACAGGTGTTGGGTTTGAAGCTGGTCTAGCAATAGTGGTAATTGCTATTTTACTAGACCGCATCACACAAAATATAGGTAAGAAAAAACAAGGGGGAACAGTGTAATGTTAAAAAAATTAGTAGGCGTCACATCAGCATTAGCACTAACATTTGGTTTAGCAGCCTGTGGAGGAGAGCAAACAGGAGGTTCAGCTGGAACTGTCGGTGAACAGGTTGATTACAAAATTGTAGGAATTGACCCAGGTGCAGGATTAATGAATTTAACGATCAATAATGTTTTACCTGAATATGGTCTTGATGAGTGGGATGTAGTAGAAGGTTCAGGTGCTGCAATGGCAGCGGCTTTGAAAAAAGCATATGACAAAGAAGAACCAATCATTGTAACAGGTTGGAGTCCACACTGGAAGTTTGCAAGCTATGACTTGAAATATTTAGAAGATCCAAAAGGTATCTACGGTGGAGCTGAAGATGTTAACACGATTGTTCGTCAAGGTTTAAATGAGGATCATCCTGATGCTTATAAACTTCTTGATCAATTCAACTGGGAGCCTGAACATATTGAGACAGTTATGAATTTAATTCAAGCAGGTAGTGAACCAGCTGATGCAGCAACACAGTGGGTAAGTGAAAATGGAGATTTAGTTAGTGCTTGGACTAAAGGTGTTAGTGAGGTTGACGGTGCAGAACTTACTATTCTTTATGTAGCATGGGATGATGTTATCGCAAGTTCACATGTTGTAGAAAATGTTCTTGAAAGTGTTGGATACGAAGTAAAATTAGTTCAAGTTGATGCAGGTCCAATGTGGGCTGGTGTTGCAGATGGTAGCGGTGATGCAATGGTAGGTGCATGGTTACCAACAACTCACGCTGACTACTACGCTGAGTACGATGGGAAGTTCGAAGACCTAGGGCCTAACCTTACTGGAACTAAGTTAGGATTAGTTGTACCAGCATACATGGATATTGACTCAATTGAAGATTTAAAAGGGGAATAAATAGTTACCAACGAAAAGATAGCTGAAATAATTAGCTATCTTTTCTTTAATTCTGATTTTTGATACAAAGAGAAGGATTATAAGAGGACTTTTTGTTGACATTTTTTACAAAAAGATATACTTTAAATATATAGAAGATTCATAAATAAGAAGTACTTTAGCATTCTTTCAATAGTATCTATTGACCGGATGAAAAAGTAATATCTTATAAATTTCGAAGATAAGTGTATTTTATACATATTAATATACCAAAAAAGGTAGCCCTTTAAAAAGCTTCAGTGAGGCTAGTTGAAGTGAAACCGACAATTTTAAAAGTTTCAATGATTTTTATATCATTGGTTCTTTGAAGTTGTCGGTTTTTTTTATGTTCAGGTTACTAGAGTTGTCCTAAATTAGGATGACTATAAATATATATAATAGGAGGTGACAAG
It contains:
- a CDS encoding glycine betaine ABC transporter substrate-binding protein, which gives rise to MLKKLVGVTSALALTFGLAACGGEQTGGSAGTVGEQVDYKIVGIDPGAGLMNLTINNVLPEYGLDEWDVVEGSGAAMAAALKKAYDKEEPIIVTGWSPHWKFASYDLKYLEDPKGIYGGAEDVNTIVRQGLNEDHPDAYKLLDQFNWEPEHIETVMNLIQAGSEPADAATQWVSENGDLVSAWTKGVSEVDGAELTILYVAWDDVIASSHVVENVLESVGYEVKLVQVDAGPMWAGVADGSGDAMVGAWLPTTHADYYAEYDGKFEDLGPNLTGTKLGLVVPAYMDIDSIEDLKGE
- the proV gene encoding glycine betaine/L-proline ABC transporter ATP-binding protein ProV, which produces MNENYIKIKVSDVTKIFGKSSKKALQLLKEGKSKEQILKETGSTVGVNRASFEVNAGEIFVIMGLSGSGKSTLVRLLNRLIEPTIGQVQIDGKDVVKMNKEELREVRRKKISMVFQKFALFPHKTVLENTEYGLEIQGVEKDMRSKKAIESLELVGLKGYENQYPSQLSGGMQQRVGLARALANDPDILLMDEAFSALDPLIRKDMQDELLELQSTMEKTIVFITHDLDEALRIGDRIALMKDGNIVQIGTPEEILMNPSNEYVERFVEDVDLSKVLTAHHVMKRAETVQVDKGPRVALKLMKDLGISSIYVVDKQQILLGAITAKDASKAAEENQSISAFLDKDINVVGTDTLLIDLFDKVSSANIPVAVTDENNRLKGILIKGAVIGALTGNEQYINEVAVPEAATAKEVM
- a CDS encoding ABC transporter permease — encoded protein: MEGILPRLPLADWIDVLVDWMTATFGGLFDGISTGLKFFVEGIVTSLAIVPSILLIVLVSLLAWKVCNWRIGVFALLGLFLIDNLGYWEEMLETLSLVLTAVLISIMIGIPVGIWASQSERVRQVVTPILDFMQTMPAFVYLLPAIFFFSIGVVPGVIASVIFAMPPTIRLTVLGIKQVPADLIEASEAFGSTTKQRLLKVQLPLAMPTIMAGINQSIMLALSMVVIASMVGAPGLGTEVYRAVTQIKTGVGFEAGLAIVVIAILLDRITQNIGKKKQGGTV
- a CDS encoding cell wall hydrolase, translated to MNIIIHFIIVFTMGFALNGPVSLNGNETRLDNITKKSLKELHEQDKSGKEMPTYQFLTEELSNQHLNMEESKKQDVIVTVEEKELLARLVTAEAKGEPYAGKVAVAEVVLNRVEDERFPDSVKEVIYEKNAFQPVQNNSIQQPADSTSVKAVEDALIEKEHETEALFFYNPETASDNWIRDRKIIQQIGNHVFAL
- a CDS encoding AAA family ATPase; its protein translation is MIIWVNGAFGSGKTQTSYELHRRIPNSCVYDPENVGFYINKNVPKEIQKADFQDYPIWREINYTMLKNINSEYKGIIIVPMTIVNPVYFDEIIVKLRNDGVTVNHFVLWASKETLKKRLRSRGECKNSWAYNQIDRCMQGLNEEIFQRLIDTNHMTIDSVVETIASEVGITLLPDNRNIFKKKFDRITTQLKQI
- a CDS encoding GbsR/MarR family transcriptional regulator; its protein translation is MKDTEALMRTRNMVIDALAQNMNLYGITPSAGRLYGLLFFSDKPLTLDDMKEELGMSKTSMSTSVRSLLELNMVEKVWVKGERKDLYTIKEDWYQCFFDFFTIKWRTAITTNTSAMEKSITKLQELANDPKTSEDIREQAIIDIKKLEDRLEYYEWQNRLIDSFETKDILNFIPIDNKKD